Proteins encoded in a region of the Desulfobaccales bacterium genome:
- a CDS encoding thioesterase family protein produces the protein MAAEEFSHATQVRVRFGDTDPYGIVYFVTYFRWCHRAIEEFLRAVGLKPEGTFRNVEEGFGLPVVEAWCRFRRPARYGDRLTIRTKVKELRERAVIFHFEFFPEHGQELLAEGTATLVAITRDWRARELPERVRQALQGPPCR, from the coding sequence ATGGCCGCGGAGGAATTCTCCCATGCCACCCAGGTGAGGGTGCGCTTCGGGGATACCGATCCTTATGGGATTGTCTACTTTGTCACCTATTTTCGCTGGTGCCACCGGGCCATTGAGGAGTTCCTGCGGGCGGTGGGCCTGAAACCCGAGGGCACCTTCCGAAACGTGGAGGAAGGCTTCGGTCTGCCGGTGGTGGAGGCCTGGTGCCGCTTCCGGCGACCGGCCCGCTACGGCGACCGCCTCACCATCCGCACCAAGGTGAAGGAACTGAGGGAACGGGCGGTCATCTTCCATTTCGAGTTCTTTCCGGAACACGGCCAGGAGCTGTTGGCCGAAGGCACCGCCACCCTGGTGGCCATCACCCGGGACTGGCGGGCGAGAGAACTGCCGGAGCGGGTGCGCCAGGCCTTGCAGGGGCCCCCGTGCAGATGA
- a CDS encoding universal stress protein: protein MAAAFQRLLVCTDSSPASEGAFQAALSLARAFGCEVFLLQVLEVSPAMAALAPEALVSWEREVRSHLEGLRERALSHGVDLTPVVQSAEAAYAGIVAEARRLKADLILMGRLGKTGLARLLLGSTAARTIGLSPVSVLIVPTETPLAWERLLIASDGSPYSEAAFAEALRLTRLWGSRLYGVSVAREEGELPEAEAIAGEMLTRANALGLPLETLVTVGVPDDAIVRLARELAADLIILGSHGRTGFTRLLLGSVAERVIGTAPCPVLVVKKPGKEE, encoded by the coding sequence ATGGCGGCGGCTTTTCAGCGGCTTCTGGTATGCACCGACAGCTCCCCGGCCAGCGAGGGGGCCTTCCAGGCGGCCCTCAGCCTGGCCCGCGCCTTTGGCTGCGAGGTTTTTCTCCTCCAGGTGCTGGAAGTGAGCCCGGCCATGGCCGCCTTGGCGCCGGAGGCCCTGGTGAGCTGGGAGCGGGAGGTGCGCTCCCATCTTGAGGGCCTGAGGGAGCGGGCGCTGTCCCATGGAGTGGACCTCACCCCCGTGGTCCAATCAGCCGAGGCCGCCTATGCCGGCATCGTGGCGGAGGCCCGGCGCCTGAAGGCGGACCTCATCCTCATGGGCCGCCTGGGCAAAACCGGCCTGGCCCGCCTGCTTCTGGGGAGCACCGCCGCCCGCACCATCGGCTTGAGCCCGGTGAGCGTGCTCATTGTGCCCACGGAAACCCCCCTGGCCTGGGAGCGGCTGCTCATCGCCAGCGACGGCTCCCCGTATAGTGAGGCCGCCTTTGCCGAGGCCCTGCGCCTGACCCGCCTGTGGGGCAGCCGTCTTTATGGCGTCAGCGTCGCCCGGGAGGAAGGGGAACTGCCGGAGGCCGAGGCCATCGCCGGGGAGATGCTCACCCGGGCCAATGCCCTGGGCCTGCCTTTGGAAACCCTGGTCACGGTGGGCGTGCCCGATGACGCCATCGTGCGGCTGGCCCGGGAGCTGGCCGCGGACCTCATCATCCTGGGGAGCCACGGCCGCACCGGCTTCACCCGCCTGCTTCTGGGGAGCGTGGCCGAACGGGTCATCGGCACCGCCCCCTGTCCCGTCCTGGTGGTGAAAAAGCCCGGCAAAGAAGAGTGA
- a CDS encoding pyruvate carboxylase subunit B, which translates to MAGKNPIKFTDTTFRDGHQSLLATRMRTEDIIPFMERMDEMGYFALEVWGGATFDTTHRFLGDDPWDRIRLIKRILKKTPTMMLLRGQNLVGYRNYADDVTYRFVRYAAEQGVDIFRVFDALNDMRNWETSVKALMDAKKEGLMAHFQAAVCYSLTQRRMGGPIFNLEYYVDFAKRAEDMGADSFCLKDMAGMCSPYDAYQIIKALKETIKIPVEFHTHYTSGSGSMSYLKAIEAGVDIVDTCLSPFALRTSQPAIEPLIVAVEGTDRETDMDLAKLIEIGYDLEKVAVKYRDLLDTSKMAQIDTGVLLHQIPGGMYSNLVNQLKELNALDRIHEVMAELPNTRRELGYPPLVTPTSQIVGIQAVLNVLFGRYQQVTAETKGLVYGLYGKTPAPVDPEVQKIVLKGYERGETPTDKRPGDILEPEWEKAVEETKGLAKDEGDILIYALYPTTGKRFLRWKYGLEPIPEEVKGKSLEQIKLEDEVLNTIKKKNLFAKVKEYLDGLEKPVPEKGPGLRTFNVFVDGQYYQVEVECTSGAPVITGIAPAAMPAAAPRPAAAPAAAPAPAAKPAAAPAAAPAEALAEGEVPLRAPMPGMIISYNVKVGDKVETGDLVCVLEAMKMQNSLPAPASGTVKAINFEPGASVAKDAVIMVIAK; encoded by the coding sequence ATGGCCGGAAAAAACCCCATCAAGTTTACTGACACCACTTTCCGAGACGGGCACCAGTCGCTGTTGGCCACCCGCATGCGCACCGAGGACATCATCCCCTTCATGGAGCGCATGGATGAAATGGGCTACTTCGCCCTGGAGGTCTGGGGCGGCGCCACCTTCGACACCACCCACCGCTTTCTGGGGGATGATCCTTGGGACCGCATCCGTCTCATCAAAAGAATTCTCAAAAAAACCCCCACCATGATGTTGCTGCGGGGCCAGAACCTGGTGGGCTATCGCAACTACGCCGACGATGTCACCTACCGCTTCGTGCGCTACGCCGCGGAGCAGGGGGTGGACATCTTCCGGGTCTTTGACGCCTTGAACGACATGCGCAACTGGGAGACCTCGGTCAAGGCTCTCATGGACGCCAAGAAGGAGGGCCTCATGGCCCACTTCCAGGCGGCGGTGTGCTACAGCCTCACCCAGCGGCGCATGGGCGGCCCCATCTTCAACCTGGAATACTATGTGGACTTCGCCAAGCGGGCCGAGGACATGGGGGCCGACTCTTTCTGCCTCAAGGACATGGCGGGCATGTGCTCCCCCTATGATGCCTACCAGATCATCAAGGCCCTGAAAGAGACCATCAAGATCCCGGTGGAGTTCCACACCCACTATACCTCGGGCTCCGGCTCCATGAGCTACCTCAAGGCCATTGAAGCCGGGGTGGATATCGTGGACACCTGTCTGTCGCCCTTTGCGCTGAGGACCTCCCAGCCGGCCATCGAGCCCCTCATCGTGGCGGTGGAGGGCACCGACCGGGAAACCGACATGGATCTGGCCAAGCTCATTGAGATCGGCTACGACCTGGAGAAGGTGGCGGTGAAATACCGCGATCTCCTGGACACCAGCAAGATGGCCCAGATCGACACCGGCGTGCTCCTGCACCAGATTCCCGGCGGCATGTATTCCAACCTGGTGAACCAGCTCAAGGAGCTCAACGCCCTGGACCGCATCCACGAGGTGATGGCGGAGCTCCCCAACACCCGCCGGGAGCTGGGCTACCCGCCGCTGGTCACCCCCACCAGCCAGATCGTGGGCATTCAGGCGGTGCTGAACGTGCTCTTCGGCCGCTATCAGCAGGTCACCGCCGAGACCAAGGGCCTGGTCTACGGCTTGTATGGCAAGACCCCGGCCCCGGTGGACCCGGAGGTGCAGAAGATTGTGCTCAAGGGCTACGAGCGGGGCGAGACCCCCACCGACAAGCGCCCCGGCGACATCCTGGAGCCCGAATGGGAGAAAGCGGTGGAGGAGACCAAGGGGCTGGCCAAAGACGAAGGCGACATCCTCATCTACGCCCTCTACCCCACCACCGGCAAGCGCTTCCTGCGCTGGAAGTATGGTCTGGAGCCCATCCCCGAAGAGGTCAAGGGCAAGAGCCTGGAGCAGATCAAGCTGGAGGACGAGGTCCTCAATACCATCAAGAAGAAAAACCTCTTTGCCAAAGTCAAGGAATATCTGGACGGCCTGGAGAAGCCGGTGCCGGAAAAGGGCCCGGGCCTCCGGACCTTCAACGTCTTTGTGGACGGCCAGTACTACCAGGTGGAGGTGGAGTGCACCTCCGGCGCGCCGGTGATCACCGGCATTGCCCCCGCGGCCATGCCGGCGGCGGCACCCAGGCCGGCGGCCGCTCCTGCCGCGGCCCCGGCGCCGGCAGCCAAACCTGCGGCGGCCCCGGCAGCCGCGCCCGCCGAAGCCCTGGCCGAAGGCGAGGTGCCCTTGCGGGCCCCCATGCCCGGCATGATCATCAGCTACAACGTCAAGGTGGGCGACAAAGTGGAGACCGGGGACCTGGTCTGCGTGCTCGAAGCCATGAAGATGCAGAACTCGCTCCCCGCGCCCGCCAGCGGCACGGTCAAGGCCATCAACTTCGAGCCCGGCGCCAGCGTCGCCAAGGACGCGGTGATCATGGTCATCGCCAAGTAA
- a CDS encoding carboxyl transferase domain-containing protein has translation MKTVAERIQELKEKEAQIKAMGGPEAVAKQHKSGKLTARERLDLFFDPGTFRETDIFVKHRCVNFGMEKVDIPADGVITGFGRVNGRPVFAFAQDFTSRAGSLGEMHSKKICKVMDLALKAGVPFVGFNDSGGARIQEGVDSLSAYGQIFYRNAIASGVIPQISAIMGPTAGGAVYSPAMTDFIFMVKKTSYMFITGPDVIKSVTGEEISFEDLGGAMAHNIKSGVAHFACESDEDCINQIKRLLSFLPNNNLEDPPIAPCSDPVGREEPALDRIVPDNPRASYDMKDVIRAIVDDGDFFEPHELYAQNIIVAFARLNGRPVGIIANQPQVLAGCLDVDAADKATRFIRFCDAFNIPLLTIADVPGYLPGSDQEHRGIIRHGAKLLWCYSEATVPKITLITRKDYGGSYLAMCSRDLGADVVLAWPTAEIAVMGAEGAANVIFRREIQSAPDPEAKRQELIQHYQELLYNPYIAASRGFVDLVIVPRETRPRIIEALEVMSTKRESLPPKKHGNIPV, from the coding sequence ATGAAAACTGTGGCCGAGCGGATCCAGGAGCTGAAGGAGAAAGAGGCTCAGATCAAGGCCATGGGCGGGCCGGAGGCCGTCGCCAAGCAGCACAAATCCGGCAAGCTCACGGCCCGGGAGCGCCTGGATCTCTTCTTCGACCCCGGCACCTTCCGGGAAACCGACATCTTCGTCAAACACCGCTGCGTCAACTTCGGCATGGAAAAGGTGGACATCCCCGCCGACGGCGTCATCACCGGCTTCGGCCGGGTGAACGGCCGGCCGGTCTTCGCCTTCGCCCAGGACTTCACCAGCCGGGCCGGCTCCTTGGGAGAGATGCACTCCAAGAAGATCTGCAAGGTCATGGATCTGGCCCTGAAGGCCGGGGTGCCCTTCGTGGGCTTCAACGACTCCGGCGGAGCCCGTATCCAGGAGGGGGTGGATTCCCTCTCCGCCTACGGCCAGATCTTCTACCGCAACGCCATCGCCAGCGGCGTCATCCCGCAGATCTCCGCCATCATGGGGCCCACCGCCGGGGGCGCGGTCTATTCCCCCGCCATGACCGACTTCATCTTCATGGTGAAGAAGACCAGCTACATGTTCATCACCGGCCCGGACGTCATCAAAAGCGTCACCGGCGAGGAGATCAGCTTCGAGGACCTGGGCGGCGCCATGGCCCACAATATAAAAAGCGGCGTGGCCCACTTCGCCTGTGAGTCCGATGAGGACTGCATCAACCAGATCAAGCGCCTGCTGTCGTTTCTCCCCAACAACAACCTGGAGGACCCGCCCATCGCCCCCTGCTCCGACCCGGTGGGGCGGGAGGAGCCGGCCCTGGACCGCATCGTGCCGGACAACCCCCGGGCTTCCTATGACATGAAGGACGTCATCCGGGCCATCGTGGATGACGGGGATTTCTTTGAGCCCCACGAGCTCTACGCCCAGAACATCATCGTGGCCTTCGCCCGCCTCAACGGCCGGCCGGTGGGCATCATCGCCAACCAGCCCCAGGTGCTGGCCGGCTGCCTGGACGTGGACGCAGCGGACAAGGCCACCCGCTTCATCCGTTTCTGCGACGCCTTCAACATCCCGCTCCTCACCATCGCCGACGTGCCCGGGTATCTGCCGGGAAGCGATCAGGAGCACCGGGGCATCATCCGCCACGGCGCCAAGCTCCTGTGGTGCTACTCCGAGGCCACCGTGCCCAAGATCACCCTCATCACCCGCAAGGACTACGGCGGCAGTTACCTGGCCATGTGCTCCCGGGACCTGGGCGCAGACGTGGTCCTGGCCTGGCCCACCGCCGAGATCGCCGTCATGGGCGCCGAGGGCGCGGCCAACGTCATCTTTCGCCGGGAGATCCAGTCGGCCCCGGACCCCGAGGCCAAGCGCCAGGAACTCATCCAGCACTATCAGGAACTGCTCTACAACCCCTACATCGCCGCCTCCCGGGGGTTTGTGGATCTGGTCATCGTGCCCCGGGAGACCCGGCCCCGGATCATCGAGGCCCTGGAGGTCATGAGCACCAAGCGGGAGTCCCTGCCGCCCAAAAAGCACGGCAACATCCCGGTGTGA